A window of the Helianthus annuus cultivar XRQ/B chromosome 4, HanXRQr2.0-SUNRISE, whole genome shotgun sequence genome harbors these coding sequences:
- the LOC110935921 gene encoding adenine/guanine permease AZG2 yields MGGGELCSRFGTTRVCENLNDYISGSMIGKYFKLQARKTCFTTELRAATATFLTMVYIITVNATILSDSGGTCTVSDCTPPFNQTSPAEAVTPPDCMFKPNTGYEQCVSNVKNDLIVATALSSMIGSLAMGVFANLPLALAPGMGPNAYLAYNLVGFHGSGSVSYETAMAIVLVESCVFLAIAVFGLRAKVARFIPRSVRLASAVGIGLFIAFVGLQGNQGVGLVGPDPDTLVTLAACTRKDSIMGACTHGIMQSPTFWLGFVGFLITCYGLMKDVKGSMISGILVVTLISWFRHTSVTIFPDTPLGDSRYQYFKKVVDFHKPESTLGAISFTSFNRSEVWVALFTLLYVDILATTGTLYTMAELGGFSDEKGGFQGEYIAYMVDAGTSIVGSTLGVSPIATYIESSAGIREGGRTGLTAIFVGFYFLLSIFFIPLFSSVPPWAIGPSLVIVGALMMKVIKDIDWNNIKEGVPAFVTILIMPLTYSISNGIIGGIGMYIALNLFDYGVGLFKWLIKMKKMVSNEHNQVSATVAADRIVEVL; encoded by the coding sequence ATGGGAGGAGGTGAGTTATGTTCAAGATTTGGAACAACAAGAGTTTGTGAAAACTTGAATGATTATATTTCCGGTAGCATGATCGGAAAATACTTCAAGTTACAAGCAAGAAAGACATGTTTCACGACGGAGCTCCGGGCAGCCACCGCCACCTTCCTCACCATGGTCTACATTATCACCGTCAACGCCACCATTTTATCAGATTCCGGTGGCACGTGCACCGTTTCCGACTGCACACCACCTTTCAACCAAACAAGTCCGGCGGAGGCGGTTACTCCGCCAGACTGCATGTTCAAGCCCAACACGGGCTACGAACAATGTGTTTCAAACGTTAAAAACGATCTTATTGTTGCGACTGCATTGTCGTCGATGATTGGCTCGTTGGCGATGGGTGTTTTCGCCAACTTGCCGTTGGCGTTGGCTCCTGGTATGGGACCCAACGCCTATCTGGCTTACAACTTGGTGGGTTTTCATGGGTCGGGCTCGGTTTCTTATGAAACCGCGATGGCTATTGTGTTGGTGGAGTCTTGTGTTTTTTTAGCCATCGCGGTTTTTGGGCTTCGTGCCAAGGTGGCACGGTTTATACCGCGCTCTGTCCGACTGGCGAGTGCGGTTGGGATTGGGCTTTTTATAGCATTTGTGGGTTTGCAGGGTAACCAGGGTGTTGGACTTGTGGGTCCGGATCCAGATACCTTGGTTACCCTAGCTGCATGCACACGCAAAGATAGTATAATGGGTGCATGCACGCATGGGATCATGCAAAGCCCTACCTTCTGGTTGGGCTTTGTAGGGTTTTTGATCACATGTTATGGGTTAATGAAGGATGTCAAAGGAAGTATGATATCGGGTATCTTGGTTGTTACCCTAATATCATGGTTTCGGCACACATCTGTGACAATTTTCCCCGACACGCCTCTCGGGGACTCGAGATACCAATACTTCAAAAAAGTGGTGGATTTTCACAAACCCGAGTCCACTTTGGGCGCGATAAGCTTCACTAGTTTTAATCGAAGCGAAGTATGGGTCGCCTTATTTACATTACTATACGTTGACATACTCGCCACCACAGGCACGCTATACACAATGGCGGAGCTAGGTGGTTTTAGTGACGAAAAAGGCGGGTTCCAAGGAGAATACATAGCATACATGGTCGATGCAGGGACCTCGATTGTGGGGTCCACACTCGGGGTCTCTCCAATCGCTACGTACATAGAATCCTCAGCCGGAATCCGAGAAGGTGGACGAACCGGTTTAACCGCCATCTTTGTCGGATTCTACTTTCTTTTGTCTATATTTTTCATACCATTGTTTAGTAGTGTGCCACCATGGGCCATTGGCCCATCTTTAGTAATTGTTGGGGCTTTGATGATGAAGGTGATCAAAGATATAGATTGGAACAACATCAAAGAAGGAGTGCCTGCATTTGTGACCATTTTGATCATGCCTTTAACATATTCGATTTCGAATGGGATTATAGGCGGAATAGGGATGTACATTGCGCTTAACTTATTTGATTATGGAGTTGGGTTGTTTAAATGGTTGATCAAGATGAAGAAAATGGTTTCAAATGAACACAATCAAGTGTCGGCAACAGTTGCAGCAGATCGAATCGTTGAGGTGTTGTAA
- the LOC110935923 gene encoding lysine-specific demethylase REF6, whose amino-acid sequence MGSEQQQQQQQVFPWLKSLPLAPEYHPTLAEFQDPIGYIFKIEKEASQYGICKIIPPVSGSSRKTVISNLNRSLSSRTADSSPTFTTRQQQIGFCPRRHHRPVQKPVWESGEVYTVQEFEAKAKGFEKSYLRNRGGVKRDLSGLEVESLYWKAHVDKPFSVEYANDMPGSAFDRMGTGGGRLGDGGVTVGETEWNMRGVSRSKGSLLKFMKEEIPGVTSPMVYISMLFSWFAWHVEDHDFHSLNYMHMGAGKTWYGVPKDAAVAFEDVIRMVGYGGEINPIVTFATLGEKTTIISPEVLLKAGVPCCRLIQNAGEFVVTFPRAYHSGFSHGFNCGEAANIATPGWLTVAREAAIRRASINCAPMVSHYQLLYDLAVSLSSSVPTSIKPEPRSSRLKDKLKAEGESLVKTLFLQDITENNNLLHVLGKGSSIVLIPEEFLDRRLPASFNTQTDEFKSKHGSDSDDDAIQDKRQQRIYSSFLNRNNRITLINEKDDSDKGFEGVKKPDPGIFSCVTCGILCYACVAIVRPTEAAGNYLMSADSSGISDLGAATGFFDANEDASVVGPKSSSGKMAKSNCDGLFDVPVKTSDQIQTVNNLSITSVTAPPKVNSSLGLLALTYGDSSDSDDDHVETNIHTNYGDHDDMKYTNDVTYDCSVEFEGNKNFKKLSYEEDPLLDECENEERGTDTTCDEDSSRMHIFCLQHALEVEQRLRTVGGVHVLLLCHQDYPTLDSEAKSVAKELGTDHSWTDLEFRESNTKDVKWIQSALDNEEVTHGPGDWAVKLGMNLFYSASLSRQPLYSKQMPYNSVIYNAFGHVSSSNSPTKPKPSGRQKKIIVAGKWCGKVWMSNQAHHLLVDRDPEDQDEIGGSVLSNSRNERQFENTQVVVSRNSSRKRKNVTVETRRMSVTTKFPKVEPSPSPPQSPSPSPSPPPSPSPSPSPTSVDLPPSGGFRRQPRTNVRKNQTRQEAATPLSRNVRSFDMDSEGDEETTGGPSTRLRKRIIKPRSKEYEDWAESKPRIKKQNTTKKAKKPRAVVKPRVEEEEEVEGEFGCDIEGCNMSFESKPELIIHKKNICPVKGCGKKFFSHKYLVQHRRVHMDDRPLQCPWKGCKMTFKWAWARTEHIRVHTGARPYVCSEAGCGQTFRFVSDFSRHKRKTGHSVKKQVEGR is encoded by the exons ATGGGAagtgaacaacaacaacagcaacaacaagtCTTCCCCTGGTTAAAGTCTCTACCTTTAGCCCCAGAGTACCACCCAACCCTAGCAGAGTTCCAAGATCCAATTGGGTATATTTTCAAGATCGAAAAAGAAGCTTCACAATATGGGATTTGTAAAATCATCCCACCCGTTTCTGGGTCTTCAAGAAAAACAGTAATTAGTAACCTGAACCGGTCTCTGTCTTCAAGAACCGCTGATTCATCACCTACATTCACTACCAGACAGCAACAGATCGGGTTTTGTCCAAGAAGACATCATAGACCGGTTCAGAAGCCGGTTTGGGAGAGTGGGGAGGTGTATACGGTTCAGGAGTTTGAAGCAAAAGCTAAGGGGTTTGAGAAGAGTTATTTGAGAAACAGGGGAGGGGTGAAAAGGGATTTGAGTGGGTTGGAAGTTGAGAGTTTGTACTGGAAGGCTCATGTGGATAAACCGTTTTCGGTTGAGTATGCGAACGATATGCCCGGTTCCGCGTTTGATCGAATGGGGACAGGTGGGGGGAGATTAGGGGATGGGGGGGTGACTGTGGGGGAGACAGAGTGGAATATGAGAGGGGTATCGAGGTCGAAAGGGTCGTTGTTGAAGTTTATGAAGGAGGAGATACCGGGGGTGACGTCGCCGATGGTGTATATTAGTATGTTGTTTAGTTGGTTTGCTTGGCATGTGGAGGATCATGATTTTCatagtttgaattatatgcataTGGGGGCTGGGAAGACTTGGTATGGTGTGCCGAAAGATGCAGCGGTTGCGTTTGAGGATGTGATTCGGATGGTTGGTTATGGTGGAGAGATTAATCCTATTG TGACTTTTGCCACTCTTGGTGAGAAGACCACAATTATATCCCCTGAAGTATTACTTAAGGCTGGAGTCCCTTGCTGCAG ATTGATACAAAACGCTGGAGAATTTGTTGTCACTTTCCCAAGAGCATATCACTCCGGTTTCAGTCATG gATTCAACTGTGGGGAAGCAGCTAATATCGCAACACCTGGCTGGTTAACAGTTGCACGCGAAGCTGCAATACGTAGAGCTTCGATTAATTGTGCTCCCATGGTGTCTCATTATCAGTTGCTTTACGATCTCGCAGTATCATTATCTTCAAG TGTACCAACAAGCATCAAACCCGAACCGAGAAGTTCCCGATTAAAAGATAAGCTAAAAGCGGAGGGAGAATCATTGGTGAAAACGCTTTTTTTACAAGACATTACGGAAAACAACAATCTTCTTCACGTTCTCGGAAAAGGGTCTTCAATTGTGCTTATTCCCGAGGAGTTTTTAGACAGACGGCTTCCCGCTAGTTTCAACACTCAAACCGATGAATTCAAATCCAAACATGGCTCGGATTCCGATGATGATGCCATCCAAGACAAAAGGCAGCAGAGAATATATTCTTCATTTCTTAATAGGAATAATAGGATCACGTTGATTAATGAGAAAGATGATTCTGATAAGGGTTTTGAAGGTGTTAAAAAGCCCGATCCTGGTATATTTTCGTGTGTTACGTGTGGGATTTTGTGTTATGCATGCGTTGCGATTGTTCGACCGACAGAAGCAGCGGGTAATTACCTTATGTCGGCTGATTCTAGTGGCATTAGTGATCTAGGTGCTGCCACAGGTTTCTTCGACGCTAATGAAGATGCAAGTGTTGTGGGCCCTAAATCGTCTTCAG GGAAAATGGCGAAAAGCAATTGTGACGGCTTGTTTGACGTTCCAGTAAAAACCAGTGATCAAATTCAAACTGTAAATAATTTGAGTATAACTTCAGTTACCGCACCACCGAAAGTTAATTCTTCTCTTGGCCTATTGGCCTTAACTTATGGCGATTCTTCAGATTCGGATGACGATCATGTAGAGACCAATATTCATACAAATTACGGGGATCATGATGACATGAAGTATACAAATGATGTAACTTATGATTGTTCTGTTGAGTTTGAAGGAAACAAAAATTTTAAGAAATTAAGTTATGAAGAGGACCCGTTGTTAGATGAATGTGAGAATGAGGAAAGGGGTACGGATACGACATGTGATGAAGATTCTTCGAGAATGCATATTTTTTGTCTTCAGCATGCTTTAGAAGTAGAACAACGACTTCGGACCGTTGGTGGTGTTCATGTGCTGCTCCTTTGTCACCAAG ATTATCCCACTTTAGATTCTGAAGCAAAATCAGTGGCAAAAGAATTGGGAACGGATCATAGCTGGACCGATCTCGAATTCCGAGAGAGTAACACAAAGGACGTAAAATGGATACAATCGGCTCTAGACAATGAAGAAGTGACTCATGGCCCGGGGGACTGGGCTGTAAAATTAGGAATGAATCTTTTTTACAGTGCTAGTCTTAGCCGACAACCCCTTTACAGCAAGCAAATGCCGTACAATTCAGTTATTTACAACGCGTTTGGACATGTTTCTTCTTCTAACAGTCCTACAAAGCCGAAGCCATCCGGTAGGCAGAAGAAGATTATCGTGGCTGGAAAATGGTGCGGGAAAGTTTGGATGTCGAATCAGGCTCATCATTTGTTAGTCGATCGCGATCCCGAAGACCAGGATGAAATCGGGGGTTCGGTTTTGTCGAATTCGAGAAACGAAAGACAATTCGAAAATACCCAAGTGGTAGTTAGTAGGAATTCGTCAAGGAAACGGAAGAACGTTACGGTAGAAACTAGACGAATGAGCGTAACGACTAAGTTCCCAAAAGTTGagccatcaccatcaccaccgcaATCGCCGTCACCATCGCCGTCACCGCCGCCATCGCCGTCACCGTCACCATCTCCGACGTCGGTCGATTTGCCGCCGAGTGGTGGTTTCAGGCGGCAGCCGAGGACTAACGTTAGAAAGAATCAAACCCGACAGGAAGCCGCAACCCCTTTGTCGAGAAACGTTAGATCGTTTGACATGGACTCTGAAGGAGACGAAGAGACCACCGGCGGGCCCAGCACACGGTTACGAAAGAGGATTATAAAACCGCGGTCGAAAGAATACGAAGACTGGGCCGAATCAAAACCGAGGATCAAGAAACAAAACACCACCAAGAAAGCGAAAAAACCGCGCGCTGTTGTTAAACCGAGGGTAGAAGAAGAGGAGGAAGTAGAAGGAGAGTTTGGTTGTGATATCGAAGGATGCAACATGAGTTTCGAAAGCAAACCCGAGCTCATAATTCACAAAAAGAACATCTGTCCCGTAAAAGGATGCGGGAAGAAGTTCTTTTCGCACAAGTATCTGGTTCAACATAGGCGCGTACACATGGACGACCGGCCGTTGCAATGCCCATGGAAAGGGTGTAAAATGACGTTTAAGTGGGCGTGGGCTCGGACGGAACATATCAGGGTGCATACGGGGGCTCGACCGTATGTGTGCAGCGAGGCCGGGTGTGGTCAAACGTTTAGGTTCGTGTCGGATTTTAGTCGGCATAAACGGAAGACGGGGCATTCGGTGAAGAAGCAAGTTGAAGGAAGGTGA
- the LOC110935922 gene encoding probable phosphopantothenoylcysteine decarboxylase — protein sequence MAYAEPVHGVTDAMQVTNLPRKPRVLLAASGSVAAIKFGNLCSCFSDWADVKAVATLPALHFIDKTTLPKDVILYTDEHEWSSWSKIGDRVLHIELRQWADVMVIAPLSANTLAKIAGGLCDNLLTCIIRAWDYEKPIFVAPAMNTYMWTNPFTERHLMTVDELGMTLIPPVSNRLACGDYGTGAMAEPSLIFSTVSLFMESRQNVNGS from the exons ATGGCATACGCTGAACCTGTACATGGAGTAACGGATGCAATGCAAGTGACTAATCTTCCTAGAAAACCCCGAGTTCTGCTAGCTGCAAGTGGAAGTGTGGCTGCCATAAAATTCGGGAACCTGTGCAGCTGTTTTTCAGATTGGGCAGATGTAAAAGCCGTTGCAACACTACCGGCTCTACATTTTATTGATAAAACAACACTCCCGAAAGATGTGATTCTTTATACTGATGAGCATGAATGGTCTTCTTGGTCAAAGATTGGAGATAGGGTGCTTCACATTGAGCTCCGTCAATGGGCTGATGTTATGGTAATCGCCCCGTTGTCCGCAAATACACTCGCCAAG ATTGCTGGTGGACTGTGTGATAACTTGCTGACATGCATAATTCGAGCATGGGATTATGAAAAACCGATATTCGTGGCACCGGCGATGAACACATACATGTGGACCAATCCTTTCACAGAAAGACACCTTATGACAGTTGATGAACTTGGAATGACTCTTATACCCCCAGTGTCAAACAGGCTTGCTTGTGGGGACTACGGGACCGGTGCAATGGCTGAGCCCTCTCTCATCTTTTCTACTGTAAGCCTCTTCATGGAATCTAGACAAAATGTTAACGGATCTTAA